TCAAAATAGAAGTCTTAGTTACTCCACATTGACGTTCTACTCAAAACCCAGTGTCACTGAATCAAAAGCATGCTGAAACCCTTAAGTAGGACGTGTCATAACTGTTTGCAAGAAGGAAATTATGCTTTTAACAGGTCTGACCgtctacatgtttgtgtgtgagtcaggGCGAGTGatagggataaaaaaaaaaaaaaagcatataacGCCATCTGGATGTGATCAGCTTATTCAGAATGGACGTGAGCAGGACGGAGTCTCCAACACAACCGTCAAgaaagagaacttggcttgtagCCAGAGAGTTACATATTGCCCAcacattgctcattgttaattggtcACATCCAGGGTGCTACTAGAGCCCAAATGGGAGGgttgtgcataaaaaaaaaaacctctgccaACTCAAATATGTGACCCCTAGAGACAgagaaaccaaaagaaaaaaaaaaaaaagcgtcacTCACAGCGATGCCCAGGGCTTTAAGGATGTTCATCTTGCACATCGGACATGTGCGGTGGTCCAGCAGCCATGGATCCACGCAGCTTTTATGGAACAAATGTCTGCAGAGGAGAAGGTacacaaagcatttactttAACTGTAGTTCAGTGGAGGGAAACAACCACTAGGAGGCACTCTTTGTTTCTAATAAATTGTCAAACATGGTGGACGCCAGCTGAGCACGTTTACCTGCAGGGCAGGATGCGGACCACATCGTTGGCCTTGTAGCCCTCGATGCAGACGGCACAGTTGTCAAAGTCGGCCTCCGTCTCCTGGTCGCCCTTCCTGATGGTGCGGACCTGCAGCTTGCTGATGGCCTTCTTTGCCGCGTCGCCAAGACGACGCTGCGGAAAGAGACGGGAGACAACCGTGTTGAAAAGCAGCTGCGACGATCACCGGTGTGAAAGTGCTATCTGAGGTTATCTTCAAAACGCACCTGGTTCCTGTCTCTGGCGTTTGCGTATCGGAACCTCTGGATGTAGTAGAAGACGAGCCAGGCGAGGGAGATGATCATCAGCACAATGAAGGAGATGGAGACGAATACCACCGACGTCCTGCTCACGTACTTCTGCAGGTTCCTCGTCCCGATGGTGATCGTCATGTTCACCGTCACGTTGCGCTCCAGCAGCGACACCACCTCACGTCCTTTTGGCTCCGGGATCATGATGGCGACCACGTCCCCTGTGCCTGAGGACGGGGGTTAGACAAGACATGGGTGAGATATGACCTGTCTGTGCCTGCTGGGCAAATGTTTCagtgacaaagacaaatgtaCAAAATGGGCAGTTTTGAAGTCAGAGACAGATCAAACATCACAAAACATCTGGTTTGGTCCTGAGGCATATTTAGTTTCTCTTCAGTGTCAAAGGTCAATGTGTGCAGCTGGTAagatgtgtgttttcaaaagtTTCTGTCCGTCCAAACGAAAACACAACAAGACTGACTAGATTTTTCTTATCGTGTTGTAGTTTGTCACCTGAGGCCGATACTGAGCTGAAATGTCTGTCCTACATATATTTCTGTCCAACTCTGTGTATAACACATCACAATCTGTCAGTAATGTATCTATTACATGTTCTGCCTGTGACATTTAAACTGTCACAACATGTCCAACACATCACATGACCAACTTGTCCTTAACATGACCAACTCTGCTCTtgacatgttaaaatgtcaacaacGAGTCCACCACTAAGTGCATGTCCAAAACATATCTAACTGTATCTATCATATCACCAAAACTGGCTATAACAAGCCAAACTGTCGGTCTATAACATGTCCAACACTGTGATTAACATGTCCACCTCCGTCTCTGATAGACCGTGAACGCACCAGAATGGGGCATGGTGATGGTGTCGTTGGCATTCGTGGACCCCACATTGAAGATGACAACCGCCGATGCGTTTTGCGCCGCAGCGTGGCGGATCTTTTCCTTGCAGGTGCAGTTGCCCCGGGCTATGAGTGCGATCCAGGCCTCGGCCTGAGCGGGTACCGCGAACCGGGTGTTGGGGTCGCAGGCCTGGCGGTCGTGCGGGGCCGCGGGCAGGACCACCAGCCCCTTGGCCTCCCTCTTTGGTGAGTGCTCCCCGTAACGGCCGCACTCAGTCTTCTCCGAGCGGTGCTCCGAGGTGGCCGGGTCCTTGTAGGTAATGTTGACGAAGGCGGTGTACCACTCCTCCCGCTCGGCCACGGTGAAGTCCAGGCATAGCAGGTGGACGAAGCAAAAGGAGAGCAGCCACGTCGAGAGGGCCAGGCTGCGGCAGGCCGCCACAAGCGAGCCTGGGGCCATGCTGAGCCTCCCCGCTGAGACCGAGTCAACCGTCCGTCGAGACTCCTACTCCACCATTTTCAGAGAAGAGGCTCGAGTTTATCCAATCTGTTAACAAATCCCCAATTTGTCGCTGATATTTAGGTATTTTCGTATTTCGTAGTGCGTTTAGTCGCTCCGCTCCGCCCCGTTCACCCTCCACCTCGGAGCCGCCTCCATTTCCAGCCGACGCCGAGACACACAACGCGAACTGGCGCAGCAGAAAGGGCGCGCGGAGGGCGACGCGAATGGACCGGGCTGGAGTGAAGGAGCGGGCGGATACAGATCGTCCTCTGCTCCGGGTGAAGGTA
This Solea solea chromosome 3, fSolSol10.1, whole genome shotgun sequence DNA region includes the following protein-coding sequences:
- the rnf150b gene encoding RING finger protein 150, translated to MAPGSLVAACRSLALSTWLLSFCFVHLLCLDFTVAEREEWYTAFVNITYKDPATSEHRSEKTECGRYGEHSPKREAKGLVVLPAAPHDRQACDPNTRFAVPAQAEAWIALIARGNCTCKEKIRHAAAQNASAVVIFNVGSTNANDTITMPHSGTGDVVAIMIPEPKGREVVSLLERNVTVNMTITIGTRNLQKYVSRTSVVFVSISFIVLMIISLAWLVFYYIQRFRYANARDRNQRRLGDAAKKAISKLQVRTIRKGDQETEADFDNCAVCIEGYKANDVVRILPCRHLFHKSCVDPWLLDHRTCPMCKMNILKALGIALNADCLDDLPLDYDLALGGIGGVGGVGGVGALALEAVVSGASSDGTLSENSSSVVLDPGVRRVGLPQDYQDPDTLRDSPLTATTDTHTGERQPMASSSSVASLVIAVETGLSDEEGSMEQSQLGDKS